From Acidobacteriota bacterium:
CCGCCTCGTGGACGACCGCGCGCGGATCCACGCCTTCCACCCAGGAGATCACGGCATCCCGCTCCGATCCGCGAGCGCGGACAGCAGGGTCGCCTCCGCCGCGATCTCGCCATCGACCGTCGCGCGCCCCCTCATCTTCGCCGCCCGCGGCCGCAGGTGCAGCACCTCCACTTCGAGCCGGAGCACGTCGCCCGGAACCACCGGCCGCCGGAACCGGCAGTCGTCGATTCCGGTGAACAGCACCAGCTTGTCGCCGGCGGGGAAGTCCGGGTCTCCCAGGATCAACACGCCCGCCGCCTGCGCCAGGGCTTCGATGATCAGAACGCCCGGCATCAGCGGCGTCCCGGGAAAGTGGCCGGCGAAGAACGGCTCGTTCACCGAAACG
This genomic window contains:
- the fabZ gene encoding 3-hydroxyacyl-[acyl-carrier-protein] dehydratase FabZ, encoding MNIRQIQQLLPHRYPFLLVDRVLEREHRKRIVCQKCVSVNEPFFAGHFPGTPLMPGVLIIEALAQAAGVLILGDPDFPAGDKLVLFTGIDDCRFRRPVVPGDVLRLEVEVLHLRPRAAKMRGRATVDGEIAAEATLLSALADRSGMP